A stretch of Prunus dulcis chromosome 6, ALMONDv2, whole genome shotgun sequence DNA encodes these proteins:
- the LOC117631991 gene encoding uncharacterized protein LOC117631991: MIHTAVKLSRAGATVARTAKLGPSLLQRSPPSRLVHDGINGSNANPVALQMINYALSHARSQKSDESYAQGLLVLEQCLSTQPSEGQDPAGDNSRGMVLLAMSTLSSERGNFDEAMDKLQKVQDLTSCSIGVRVAALEALVGLHLELEQDDTSSVLADKFLELLVKNEPGSNGGDSEVIHARARAVKGLVELVHGNTVSAESFFRGLKDNLEITGSAALSYGEFLHASQKFSLAKDVYQNVIQGVSKNKEFSNSNALAACNMSPEEVSLAATCALGQLEAHLGNFADAEEILTRALTITEEHFGSHHPKVGVVLTCIALMFRRKAMLEHSSSLLIQEGLYRRAIELLKAPPFETKGTEAKVDRSDIVALARGGYAEVLCVQQNRKDQGEKAKRWAEAIWRNRRLSLAQALDMSNTNSEVPIIDARISRVL; the protein is encoded by the exons ATGATTCACACCGCAGTTAAGCTATCACGAGCTGGGGCTACCGTTGCTCGAACCGCCAAGCTCGGGCCCTCCCTCCTTCAACGATCACCACCGTCCAGACTAGTTCACGATGGGATCAACGGCTCAAACGCCAACCCTGTTGCTCTTCAgatgatcaactacgctctcTCTCATGCCAGGTCCCAGAAATCAG ATGAATCGTATGCACAAGGTCTGCTTGTATTGGAACAGTGCCTTTCGACTCAGCCAAGTGAAGGGCAGGACCCTGCTGGTGATAATTCAAGGGGAATGGTTTTATTGGCCATGTCCACTTTATCATCTGaaag aggAAATTTTGATGAAGCAATGGATAAACTGCAAAAAGTTCAAGACTTGACCAGCTGTTCAATTGGTGTCAGGG TTGCCGCCTTGGAGGCTCTTGTTGGACTTCACTTAGAGTTGGAGCAG GATGATACCTCATCAGTGCTCGCAGATAAATTCTTAGAACTGTTGGTGAAGAACGAGCCTGGATCTAATGGTGGAGATTCTGAGGTTATACATGCTCGTGCTAGAGCAGTAAAAGGGCTTGTTGAGCTTGTCCATGGTAATACTGTGTCAG CTGAGTCTTTCTTTCGAGGACTTAAGGACAACCTGGAAATCACCG GTAGTGCTGCTTTATCCTATGGAGAATTCTTACATGCGTCACAGAAATTTTCGCTGGCAAAGGATGTCTACCAGAATGTTATTCAAGGGGTTTCCAAGAATAAAGAGTTCAGTAACTCAAATGCATTGGCAGCCTGTAATATGTCACCAGAGGAAGTTTCCCTTGCTGCTACATGTGCTTTGGGACAGCTTGAGGCTCACTTGGG GAACTTTGCTGATGCCGAGGAGATATTGACTAGGGCTTTAACCATAACAGAGGAACATTTTG GCTCTCACCATCCCAAGGTTGGTGTTGTTTTAACCTGCATAGCTCTCATGTTTCGGCGTAAAGCAATGCTAGAGCATTCTAGTTCTCTTTTGATTCAAGAG GGCCTTTATAGAAGGGCGATAGAGTTGCTGAAAGCTCCACCATTTGAGACCAAAG GTACTGAAGCAAAGGTAGATAGAAGTGATATAGTGGCCCTTGCAAGAG GCGGGTATGCAGAAGTACTTTGTGTCCAACAGAACCGAAAGGATCAAGGAGAAAAAGCAAAGAGATGGGCAGAGGCTATATGGAGAAATCGCCGGCTGTCATTGGCCCAAGCACTGGACATGTCTAATACCAATTCAGAAGTTCCAATTATAGATGCTCGAATCAGCAGGGTCCTGTAA